The following proteins are co-located in the Carassius carassius chromosome 39, fCarCar2.1, whole genome shotgun sequence genome:
- the LOC132120902 gene encoding tumor necrosis factor receptor superfamily member 13B-like — translation MAQSCVEGQYMDRLLRECVSCSMICDDSSVLKRCSEFCVSWRCKAVSGQFYDTLLKKCLKCSELCGSHPAACADACRSVVSVTQRSDVGGSAVQLVTGRGRSVSGSALYSEALLYSLLGLCITALMFTLTAAFLLLLKRAKHQQQLDTKKQQPNKHGQSSKDSLMARADEVSQEGSVTQERPKATETCVYCFTEHEHARAPEHHHDNGALRPPLQTHTDRTAPFRIICSPTQTSI, via the exons ATGGCACAGAGCTGTGTGGAGGGTCAGTACATGGACAGGCTCCTGCGAGAGTGTGTGTCCTGCAGCATGATCTGTGACGACTCCAGCGTCCTGAAGCGCTGCTCTGAGTTCTGTG TGTCCTGGAGATGTAAAGCCGTGTCCGGTCAGTTCTACGACACGCTGCTGAAGAAGTGTCTGAAGTGCTCCGAGCTGTGTGGCAGTCACCCGGCGGCCTGCGCAGACGCATGCAGGA GTGTGGTGTCCGTGACGCAGAGGTCTGATGTCGGCGGGTCTGCAGTGCAGCTGGTGACCGGCAGAGGGCGCTCGGTGTCCGGATCCGCGCTGTACTCGGAGGCGCTGCTGTACTCGCTGCTAGGCCTCTGCATCACTGCTCTGATGTTCACGCTGACCGCTGCTTTCCTGCTGCTGCTCAAGAGAGCCAAACACCAGCAGCAGCTGGACACCAAGAAACAGCAGCCCAACAAACACGGACAGTCATCTAAAG ACTCCCTGATGGCTCGCGCGGATGAAGTGTCTCAGGAGGGCAGTGTGACTCAGGAGCGACCGAAGGCCACAGAGACCTGCGTCTACTGCTTCACCGAGCACGAGCATGCGCGCGCCCCCGAGCATCACCATGACAACGGCGCGCTCCGCCCCCCGCTGCAGACGCACACCGACAGGACCGCGCCATTCAGGATCATATGCTCACCGACACAAACAagcatatga
- the sstr2a gene encoding somatostatin receptor type 2 produces the protein MDTEWTFMPNSNMSLPDRLLNDSFFPGNESDFGLEIYPHNSTNPGFDQTSSVVITFVYFVVCAVGLCGNALVMYVILRYAKMKTVTNIYILNLAVADVLCMLSLPFIAIQLSLLHWPFGSAICRVVLTLDSMNQFTSIFFLTVMSFDRYLAVVHPIKSTKWRKPRMAKTISLAMWVISLLVNLPIMIYSGVNVKKNEARTCTMLWPEPQNTYYTVFIFYTFFMGFFLPLIVISMCYLLIVIKVKSSGMRVCSSKRKRSERKVTRMVSIVVVVFVLCWLPFYVFNVTSVTGTVPTTPVLKSTFDFVVVLGYANSCANPILYAFLSDNFKKSFQNVLCLKRVGGLDEIERSDSRQDRTRMVNDVMTETHNAALLNGDLQTSI, from the coding sequence ATGGACACGGAATGGACGTTCATGCCCAATTCCAACATGTCCCTCCCTGACCGCCTGCTCAATGATAGTTTCTTCCCCGGAAACGAGTCTGACTTTGGTCTGGAGATTTACCCTCACAACAGCACCAACCCTGGCTTTGACCAAACCAGTTCTGTTGTCATCACCTTCGTGTACTTCGTCGTGTGCGCGGTGGGGCTCTGTGGGAACGCCCTGGTCATGTACGTCATCCTGCGCTACGCCAAGATGAAGACCGTCACGAACATCTACATTCTGAACCTGGCCGTGGCGGATGTCCTGTGCATGCTGAGCTTGCCTTTCATCGCCATTCAGCTCTCGCTGCTCCACTGGCCCTTTGGATCGGCGATATGCCGCGTCGTCCTAACCTTGGACTCCATGAACCAGTTCACCAGCATCTTCTTTCTGACGGTCATGAGCTTCGATCGATACCTGGCCGTGGTGCATCCCATCAAATCCACCAAATGGCGAAAGCCGCGCATGGCCAAAACCATCAGCCTGGCCATGTGGGTCATCTCTCTGCTGGTCAACCTGCCGATTATGATCTACAGCGGAGTGAACGTTAAAAAGAACGAGGCGAGGACTTGTACCATGTTGTGGCCAGAGCCACAGAACACCTACTACACCGTTTTCATCTTCTACACCTTCTTCATGGGGTTTTTCTTACCGCTGATAGTCATCTCCATGTGCTACCTGCTCATCGTCATAAAGGTGAAATCCTCCGGCATGCGAGTCTGCTCCAGCAAACGAAAGCGCTCGGAGCGGAAAGTCACCCGTATGGTGTCTATCGTAGTAGTGGTGTTCGTCTTATGCTGGCTACCTTTCTACGTCTTCAACGTGACCTCTGTGACCGGAACCGTTCCCACCACACCTGTGCTGAAGAGCACCTTTGACTTCGTGGTGGTGCTGGGATACGCCAACAGCTGCGCCAACCCCATCCTCTACGCCTTCTTGTCAGACAACTTCAAGAAGAGCTTCCAAAATGTCCTGTGTCTTAAGAGAGTCGGGGGCTTGGACGAGATCGAGCGCAGCGACAGTCGACAGGACAGGACTCGGATGGTCAACGACGTCATGACGGAAACGCACAACGCCGCGCTGCTCAACGGAGACCTTCAGACCAGCATCTGA
- the LOC132120903 gene encoding somatostatin receptor type 2 yields METAKPLGMFNDNVSILDLDSAAINNIYIREDSDVFSVTVAVLYLAVCIVGLAGNSLVIVTILKLDKMSSATTVYIFNLALADGLFMVGLPFIAIQNFQDQWIFGEAVCKLVMVLDGINQFTSVFCLTVMSVDRYMALVDPVRFARWRTPRRAKIIATLMWFISLFPVLPMAIQFSASYGLCTVDPHIASDSWWLAFLSYTFVLGFALPFTVMIVFYTALLVTLRNARQQTSSLESHRFETQVTKMVVAVVLVFGICWMPFYVFNFCSLHRTDLVLDFTRGFEFVVLLSYSWSCANPILYACLSETFRRHFHALLCPHKSSQTHFDRDTEGFVLHDTNAQSMQA; encoded by the coding sequence atggAAACCGCGAAACCTTTGGGAATGTTTAACGACAATGTTTCGATTCTAGATCTGGACAGCGCCGCAATAAACAACATCTACATTCGAGAGGACTCCGATGTTTTCAGCGTCACCGTGGCCGTCTTGTACCTGGCCGTGTGCATCGTGGGATTGGCCGGGAACTCGCTGGTCATCGTCACCATTCTGAAACTGGACAAAATGTCTTCGGCGACCACCGTCTACATTTTCAACTTGGCTTTGGCGGACGGCCTCTTCATGGTGGGACTCCCGTTCATCGCCATCCAAAACTTCCAGGACCAGTGGATCTTCGGAGAAGCCGTTTGTAAGCTGGTTATGGTTCTGGATGGCATTAATCAGTTCACAAGCGTGTTCTGCTTAACGGTGATGAGTGTTGATCGTTATATGGCTCTTGTAGACCCGGTGCGCTTCGCTCGTTGGCGGACGCCTCGACGTGCGAAAATCATCGCCACATTAATGTGGTTCATCTCTCTGTTTCCAGTGCTTCCAATGGCTATACAGTTTTCCGCCAGCTATGGTTTGTGCACCGTTGACCCTCATATTGCATCTGACTCCTGGTGGTTGGCCTTTCTTAGCTACACATTCGTACTGGGCTTCGCCTTGCCATTCACCGTAATGATCGTGTTTTACACTGCACTTCTAGTGACTCTGAGAAACGCCAGACAGCAAACGTCTTCACTGGAAAGTCACAGGTTTGAGACACAGGTTACTAAGATGGTAGTGGCGGTTGTTTTGGTGTTTGGCATCTGCTGGATGCCGTTCTACGTCTTCAACTTTTGCTCTCTGCACCGAACAGACCTGGTGCTCGATTTCACGCGTGGCTTTGAGTTTGTGGTGCTGCTGTCGTACTCGTGGAGCTGCGCCAATCCAATACTGTACGCATGTCTGTCAGAAACCTTTCGAAGGCATTTCCACGCCCTCCTCTGCCCTCACAAGAGCTCACAGACTCACTTTGACAGAGACACCGAGGGGTTTGTCTTGCATGACACCAATGCACAAAGCATGCAAGCTTAG